One Arcobacter sp. FWKO B genomic window, GTTCTATATCTTGATCTGAAGATGCAAAAAGCTTTAAATCGTCATCATCAGGTATGTATATTTCACACTTTTTGAATTTTAAATTCTCTTTTAAAATCCTAAGTGATTTAGAGATAGAATCTTGATAGTTGTTCAAATCAAGCAATCTTAAAGCTACTTCATAAAATACAAAAAATTCTTTTGAATTTTCCAATTCATTTGAAATCTGAACATTTTTTTCTATCAAAAAGCATCTCCTTTATTTTGATAGTTTTATTATACACAAAAAATAAAATATTACCAAAGTAAGATTGTATATTTATTATACAATCTTAACCTCTAAATTGACTAACAAGACTCTAATATCTTCACATTATTGTCAGAGGATTGTATTTTATTACATCATACCCCTATGAGGAGCATTACCTTTTGGATTTTGGCGTTCTTGAAATTTATTCATATTTTTCTCTTTCATTTGCTCTTTATACTCTCTTTTTTCTTGTATCTGTTCTTTTTTTTGCTCTTTTAGCTGTAGCTTTTCTTGTTTTTTTTCTTCAAATCTCTCTTGATTTTGTTGTTGTTTTTGTTCTCTTAATTCTTGATTATAACCACTTCTATCTTTTGGTTGAATATCAGAATTAAATCTATTTTGTTTTAATTCAGATGTTGAACTATCCACAGCATACAAATAACAAAGACCTATACCAAATAGTAAAACTGCTATTTTTTTCATATCATAACTCCTAGTATTAATATAACAACATTTTATAACTTTAACCTTCAATAATACTTAAATTAACAAAAAAGCAAATTTCTTAAATAAAAAAACTAATATTTAACACTAAATTAACACTAATATGTAAAAATACAACAAAATTTTTACAAAAAGGTTACAAATGAAGTGCTCGAAGAATAAAACATTAATATGTTTCTTAATTGCAAGTAGTATAGCATATGCAAATGCTAATGAAAATTTAGGCTTAATTACAGTTGAATCATCTACTATTGATGATAAAAATATCTCGAAAATAAATGAAGTGTCTAGTACTTTTATACTTACTAGCAAAGATATAGAAAAACTAAACCCTAAAAGCGTAGCAGATATATTGAATACTATATACCTGGATTAACACATTCAATAACTGGTACAGACACATACAAAGCTCACATTAGAGGAATAGAAAATCAAATGTATATGGGTGAAAAACCAGGAGTTGCTGTTGTAATCGATGGTGTTCCAGTACAAGAAACAGCTGGAAAAATAAATATTGATTTGGATAATATAGAATCAATAAAAGTTATCAAAGGTGGTGCTTCATTCTTGTATGGTAATGATGCAATAGCTGGAGCTATTATAATCACAACTAAAAGACCCAAAGGACAAAATATTTCGCAAATAGAGACGGAAATAGGAAGTTTTAGTTCAAAAAGATTTTTAGCCTCCACTAATCAAAGTTTTGAAAAGTCTGCATTACAGCTCCAAGGTAGCACAAGAACTAGTGATGGTTATTGGGAAGATGCATATGTTAGAGAAAAATCAATTAATGGAAAATATCAATATTATATAAATGATTTAAGTGATATTACTTTTGGATTAGATTTAACAAATCGAAAAACAGGTGATGGCAATAGTGTATCTGGAACTACTAATGCTGAAACAAATCCAACAAGTGCAGGAGAATATTCATATGGAGGCTACTATAATAGTGACCTTATAAAAACTTTTATTACTTATTCAGAAGAAATTAATCAAAGTTCACACTATATGCTAAGATTTCATAAATATATTGACGACAAAACATCAAAGACTGGTCGTACCGCATATAATAATATTGAAAAATGGGATCAAAATGGCATCAAGGGTGAGTACTACAAATCATTTAATAAATATGCCATCATGGTAGGCTTAGATTTACAAAAGAACACAACTGATGAAACACAATATTTAGCTTCAGACAATAGCTTAAGATCGCAATATGATACCGATGAAAGGATATATGCATTATATGGGGAGTTAAATAATCAAATCACCGATAGCTTAACTTCAGTAATCAACTTAAGATATGATAATTTAAAATATAAATATAATGACCAGTTAGATAATTCAAAAAATGTTAATCCATCATACAATACAACATCATTTAGAGCTGGATTAAATTATGATTTCACAGAAAACAATTCATTATTCACAAGTATTTCTACTGGTTTTAGAGCACCAACAGTATCACAAATAAGTAAAAACCAAACTGGTATTGCATTAGGACATGATGTACCTACATCATTAAAAACAGAAACTACATACAATTATGAGATAGGTATACGAGGTTTACAGTCTAATGTAAATTATGAAGCTTCAATTTATCAATTAGATAGAAAAGATTATATTGGAAGACAAGGAGGAAGCTATTCAAGTAGTACGGGGTGGAGTAAAACTTCAAATATTGATGAGGATGAATACTATTTTAATCTTGGTGATATGAGAAGCAGAGGATTTGAACTTGCACTAAATGGTGACATAATGAGCAACTTATCATTTAATACTGCATATACATATCTTGATGCAATATTTAAAAATATACACTTACACAAAGAACTGGTTCTAATACATATAGACAAGTTGATTTATCAGGAAATACTGTTCCTAGAACATCAAAACATACTGTAAATTTAATTTTAAATTACAACCCTACTACAAAATTCACTATTTCACCAGAACTTCTAGTAAAAAGTAGTTATTATGCAGATGAAGCTAATCAATACAAACAAAAAGGTTATAAAATTGTAAATTTAAGGATGAATTATAAAGTATCCGAATCTCTAGAGTTTTTTGCAACTATAGAAAACCTATTAGATAAAAAATATTATCAATTTGTCAATATGAGCTCTACAGACACAAGAAAGACTATGGAAAATGATGCAACAATTAGGGTTGCTCCTCCTAGAGCATATTATGCTGGCTTAAGATATAAATTTTAAGTAATAGCCAATGGTAAATTTTATCAAAAGAGACAATAGCGATATTTTTAGCCGTCCAATTTTGAGGTTTATTTTTAAGAATCCCAAGTTTTTATTTAGTATTAGAATTATTGTTTTAGCTATATTTTTATATGCCGTATATTATGGTTTTTCACATCCTACAAAAGAAAACATCTTCACAGGTGCTGTTTTTTGGGGATTGTTTTGGGCTTTATTTATGGTCTCTACTCTTCCCACATTTGGGCGTATCTTTTGTGGTATTTGCCCCCATGGATTTATAGGTAAATATATCACAAAATTTGGACTCAAAAGAAATATACCTAAATGGCTACAAAACAGATATATAGGGATATTTTTACTTGTAGTTGGATGGTGGGGAATTTATTATACTTTTCCTGGGTTTTGGAAGTCACCACTTGCTACTGCTGGTATGTTTGGTGGAATGACAGCCATAGCTTTTTTGTTTTATTATCTATACAAAGATATGAGTTATTGCAAATATATATGCCCTATTGGGAGTATGTGTAGAGCTTATGATAAACTTTCTTTTACAAAACTAGAAACCTATACGGATACTTGCAAGGATTGTCGAACATTTGAGTGTGCAAAAGCTTGTCCTTATGATTTGAAACCTTTTACATTTGCCAAGAAAAACTCTATGGATGATTGTACTTTATGTATGGAGTGTGCGAATAGTTGCGAGGCTGTTAAGTTTAAGTTTACCAAACCATCACAGAAACTTTTTGATAAATTCAAAACTATAAATGCTGAAATATGGGTATATATCCTTATATTGGCAAGTATTCCTGTATCTATGACATTTGCTCATGGACTTGATAGAAGCAATATATCTGATACTATGATATGGAACCAAACTGCACAATTTTTTGGTATGAGTAGCTATAGTGGTGGTTTTGCTTTTGTTTATGCTATTGTTTTTACAGTTTTTTTTACGCTATTTGGTATATATCTAGCATCAAA contains:
- a CDS encoding TonB-dependent receptor translates to MRGIENQMYMGEKPGVAVVIDGVPVQETAGKINIDLDNIESIKVIKGGASFLYGNDAIAGAIIITTKRPKGQNISQIETEIGSFSSKRFLASTNQSFEKSALQLQGSTRTSDGYWEDAYVREKSINGKYQYYINDLSDITFGLDLTNRKTGDGNSVSGTTNAETNPTSAGEYSYGGYYNSDLIKTFITYSEEINQSSHYMLRFHKYIDDKTSKTGRTAYNNIEKWDQNGIKGEYYKSFNKYAIMVGLDLQKNTTDETQYLASDNSLRSQYDTDERIYALYGELNNQITDSLTSVINLRYDNLKYKYNDQLDNSKNVNPSYNTTSFRAGLNYDFTENNSLFTSISTGFRAPTVSQISKNQTGIALGHDVPTSLKTETTYNYEIGIRGLQSNVNYEASIYQLDRKDYIGRQGGSYSSSTGWSKTSNIDEDEYYFNLGDMRSRGFELALNGDIMSNLSFNTAYTYLDAIFKNIHLHKELVLIHIDKLIYQEILFLEHQNIL